A genomic segment from Janthinobacterium sp. 64 encodes:
- a CDS encoding energy transducer TonB family protein has product MKRDDMMKMAAPEASGAAQWWRRWGGVAGGALLAAGLAALVWYLLSDTAATKREVAAPPMLMLPPPPPPPPEPEKLPEPTPDKVVPEVSEPEPTPADKPMDDAPESPSPDKGDPVTIDGAAQAGSDAFGIQAGRGGGMTGGGGGGGLGAGSYGRYVANALQMAFARDPRTRQLAFSDIRVDLWLDAEGKTTKVQLVQGTGNAQTDEQVLAMVRDFRADERPPASLRFPARVSIKGRRP; this is encoded by the coding sequence GTGAAGCGTGACGATATGATGAAGATGGCCGCCCCGGAAGCGTCGGGCGCGGCGCAGTGGTGGCGCCGCTGGGGCGGCGTGGCTGGCGGCGCGCTGCTGGCCGCTGGTCTGGCCGCGCTGGTCTGGTATTTGCTGTCCGACACGGCCGCCACCAAGCGCGAAGTGGCGGCCCCGCCGATGCTGATGCTGCCGCCGCCACCACCGCCGCCGCCGGAACCGGAAAAACTGCCGGAACCGACGCCCGACAAGGTGGTGCCGGAAGTGTCGGAACCGGAACCGACGCCGGCCGACAAGCCCATGGATGACGCGCCGGAAAGCCCGTCGCCGGACAAGGGCGACCCCGTCACCATCGATGGTGCGGCGCAGGCCGGCAGCGACGCCTTCGGCATCCAGGCCGGGCGCGGCGGCGGCATGACGGGCGGCGGCGGTGGCGGCGGACTCGGCGCGGGATCGTATGGCCGCTATGTGGCCAATGCCCTGCAGATGGCGTTCGCCCGCGACCCGCGCACGCGCCAGCTGGCGTTTAGCGATATCCGCGTCGACCTGTGGCTCGATGCGGAAGGCAAGACGACGAAGGTGCAGCTGGTGCAAGGCACGGGCAATGCGCAGACCGATGAGCAAGTGCTGGCCATGGTGCGCGATTTCCGCGCCGACGAGCGGCCACCGGCATCCCTGCGGTTCCCGGCCCGCGTTTCCATTAAAGGTCGGCGCCCGTAA
- a CDS encoding ExbD/TolR family protein, which translates to MATSAKFTPRKRSGGINITPFVDVLLVVLVIFILTSNASIPGIKVDLPKASSAMALEKPKTKAITIDNAGQVFLDAYPVTLPELEERLRTEKALTPDFPVIVRGDAAVQYAKVVEVLDLLRRIDLNQVGLVTGKPA; encoded by the coding sequence ATGGCCACCTCCGCCAAGTTTACCCCCCGCAAGCGTAGCGGCGGCATCAACATCACGCCCTTCGTCGACGTGCTGCTGGTGGTGCTGGTGATTTTTATTCTGACCAGCAACGCCAGCATTCCCGGCATCAAGGTCGACCTGCCCAAGGCCAGTTCGGCCATGGCGCTGGAAAAACCGAAGACCAAGGCCATCACCATCGACAACGCGGGCCAGGTCTTTCTCGATGCCTATCCCGTCACCCTGCCCGAGCTGGAAGAGCGCTTGCGCACGGAAAAGGCCCTGACGCCCGACTTTCCCGTGATCGTGCGTGGCGATGCTGCCGTGCAATACGCGAAAGTGGTCGAAGTGCTCGACTTGCTGCGCCGGATCGACCTGAACCAGGTGGGCCTGGTGACCGGCAAGCCGGCATGA
- a CDS encoding DUF2341 domain-containing protein produces MQRLLFLLTILGTLVPGLAHAWWQPDWAYRKPVTVDAGPKAGAVGGDPGRIPVLLRLHSGNFNFEGVSDNGADLRFVAGDDKTVLNHQIEQFNPLLGIALIWVDVPALTAGTPQQLWMYYGNPKAPASGNGQRTFDPDYSLVYHFTEPGVPSRDSTAYGNHAQTAVPSLDGSVIGAGARLGSAPLMLPASPSLALAAGAPFTFSAWVRPDSLGAQQVLYARRDGANELLIGIDQGVPFVQVNGQRSKPGQPIQAAQWSHLAVKADKANVALYVGGRPAVSLATALPAFATAASVGADAPPVASGAATLANFTGAIDELRLSRTARPDALLLADAVSQGSESRLAVFGADEQQAGKSHFGFIIAAMPLDAWIVVGLLGLMMVLSWIIMIGKGRSYGAIARANAQFMQSFHEAAGAPLDHLARNGKLSPSVKTDSSLWRLYDVAIDEMRRRHDRGYDLNAVSNATIGAIRAAMDGVMVRESERMSKRMIWLSTTIEGAPYVGLFGTVIGIMLVFVVAAMAGAVDINSVAPGMAAALLCTAAGLGVAIPALFGYNWLSSRSDAIVADMAVFVDEFATRLAEEQGDGRQMRPVLQQA; encoded by the coding sequence ATGCAACGTTTATTATTCCTGCTCACGATCCTGGGCACGCTCGTTCCCGGCCTGGCGCATGCCTGGTGGCAGCCCGACTGGGCTTACCGCAAACCCGTCACCGTCGACGCGGGCCCGAAGGCCGGCGCCGTGGGCGGCGATCCCGGCCGCATTCCCGTGCTGCTGCGCTTGCATTCGGGTAATTTCAATTTCGAAGGCGTCAGCGACAACGGCGCCGACCTGCGCTTCGTGGCGGGCGACGATAAAACGGTGCTGAACCACCAGATCGAACAGTTCAACCCGCTCCTGGGCATCGCCCTGATCTGGGTCGACGTACCGGCCCTGACGGCCGGCACGCCGCAGCAGCTGTGGATGTACTACGGCAATCCGAAGGCGCCCGCGTCCGGCAATGGCCAGCGCACGTTCGATCCCGACTACAGCCTGGTGTACCACTTCACCGAGCCTGGCGTGCCCTCGCGCGACAGCACCGCCTACGGCAACCACGCCCAGACGGCCGTGCCGTCGCTGGACGGTTCCGTCATCGGCGCCGGCGCCCGCCTGGGCAGCGCGCCGCTGATGCTGCCCGCCTCGCCTTCGCTGGCGCTGGCCGCCGGCGCGCCATTCACCTTCTCGGCCTGGGTGCGCCCGGACAGCCTGGGCGCGCAGCAAGTGCTGTATGCGCGCCGCGATGGCGCCAATGAATTGCTGATCGGAATCGACCAGGGCGTGCCCTTCGTGCAGGTGAATGGCCAGCGCAGCAAGCCGGGCCAGCCGATCCAGGCGGCGCAATGGTCGCACCTGGCGGTGAAAGCCGATAAAGCCAACGTGGCCCTGTACGTGGGCGGCCGTCCGGCCGTCTCGCTGGCCACGGCCCTGCCGGCGTTCGCCACGGCCGCCTCGGTGGGCGCCGATGCGCCGCCGGTCGCTTCCGGCGCCGCCACGCTGGCCAACTTCACGGGCGCCATCGACGAGCTGCGCCTGTCGCGCACGGCCCGTCCCGATGCGCTGCTGCTGGCCGACGCCGTCTCGCAAGGTTCCGAATCGCGCCTGGCCGTGTTTGGCGCCGATGAACAGCAAGCGGGCAAAAGCCATTTCGGCTTCATCATCGCCGCCATGCCGCTCGACGCCTGGATCGTCGTGGGTCTGCTGGGCTTGATGATGGTCTTGTCGTGGATCATCATGATCGGCAAGGGCCGCAGCTATGGCGCCATCGCGCGCGCGAATGCGCAATTCATGCAGTCCTTCCACGAAGCGGCCGGCGCGCCGCTCGACCACCTGGCGCGCAACGGCAAGCTGAGCCCTTCCGTGAAGACCGATTCCTCGCTGTGGCGTTTGTATGACGTGGCCATCGACGAGATGCGCCGCCGCCACGACCGCGGCTACGACCTGAACGCCGTCTCGAACGCGACGATCGGCGCCATCCGCGCCGCCATGGATGGCGTGATGGTGCGCGAAAGCGAACGCATGTCCAAACGCATGATCTGGCTCTCGACCACCATCGAAGGCGCGCCCTACGTCGGCCTGTTCGGCACCGTGATCGGCATCATGCTGGTGTTCGTCGTGGCGGCCATGGCTGGTGCCGTGGACATCAACTCGGTGGCGCCGGGCATGGCGGCAGCATTGCTGTGTACGGCTGCCGGCCTGGGCGTGGCGATTCCCGCGCTGTTCGGCTACAACTGGCTGTCTTCGCGTTCGGACGCCATCGTCGCCGATATGGCCGTCTTCGTCGATGAATTCGCCACGCGCCTGGCGGAAGAGCAGGGCGACGGACGCCAGATGCGTCCCGTGCTGCAACAGGCGTGA